A region from the Medicago truncatula cultivar Jemalong A17 chromosome 6, MtrunA17r5.0-ANR, whole genome shotgun sequence genome encodes:
- the LOC25495314 gene encoding uncharacterized protein, which translates to MLYYDVGSNHIAPTSIAVADNGASTTPMAMMSYQQPPIQECSYIPNIDYLLSLPQFSFIQTMDCPGSSQSGYSQIPSPEETQYQILESISPENDGLLESMFKTAVSGECSYAATPMRPPEINLVDERGKKPISLENDVEDGDLINTDFWFNYGSYDNDNNNLHDKLPHNMKDTLDAVIHGKIFHK; encoded by the exons ATGTTGTACTATGATGTGGGAAGCAATCACATTGCCCCAACATCCATTGCTGT GGCGGACAATGGAGCTTCTACTACACCTATGGCTATGATGTCATATCAACAACCTCCAATTCAAGAATGTTCATACATTCCAAACATCGACTATCTGCTTTCACTCCCGCagttttcattcattcaaactATGGACTGTCCGGGTTCTTCACAGAGTGGTTATTCACAAATTCCATCACCTGAAGAGACTCAATATCAGATCTTAGAATCAATTTCTCCGGAAAATGATGGTTTATTGGAGTCGATGTTTAAAACAGCAGTGAGTGGCGAATGCTCATATGCTGCTACACCCATGCGTCCCCCTGAGATAAATTTGGTTGATGAAAGAGGCAAGAAACCAATTTCTTTGGAAAATGATGTTGAAGATGGCGACTTGATCAATACAGATTTTTGGTTTAACTACGGTTCATACGACAATGACAACAATAACTTGCATGACAAGCTTCCACACAACATGAAGGATACCTTGGATGCAGTTATACATGGAAAAATCTTCCATAAGTGA
- the LOC120575852 gene encoding myb-related protein 315, with translation MSSSAENETHSNGGYTNRGLKKGPWSSEEDEKLKAYVYSLQAQYPTKKGVRNWNSVSKSAGLSRCGRSCRLRWMNHLDKDVKKGPFSKEEEKLFFELHAKLGGFKWSKMALQLKDVILIGLEWLLVQFLV, from the exons ATGTCTTCATCTGCAGAGAATGAAACACACAGCAATGGTGGTTATACTAACAGAGGGTTGAAAAAGGGTCCATGGTCATCGGAAGaggatgaaaaattgaaagcaTATGTGTACTCCCTGCAAGCacaatatccaacaaaaaaggGAGTTAGAAATTGGAATTCAGTATCAAAAAGTGCAGGTCTTAGTAGATGTGGTAGAAGTTGTCGTTTGAGATGGATGAATCACCTAGATAAAGATGTGAAAAAGGGCCCATTcagtaaagaagaagaaaaattattcTTTGAGTTACATGCTAAGCTTGGTGGATTCAAATGGAGTAAAATGGCTCTACAG TTGAAGGATGTGATTCTCATTGGTTTGGAATGGTTGTTGGTTCAGTTTTTGGTCTGA